A part of Myxococcus landrumus genomic DNA contains:
- a CDS encoding phosphoenolpyruvate carboxykinase (GTP) — MASTQAAAAGTQAPTKNPTLLAWVARMAEMTQPDSIVWCDGSEDEKKRLTEQAVKEGILIPLNQEKRPGCYLHRSNPNDVARVEHLTFICTPNKTDAGPTNNWMEPEEAYTKLGQLFTGSMKGRTMYVVPYAMGPIGSPFTKIGVELTDSIYVVLNMRIMARMGKQALDMLGDSDDFNRGLHSTGDVNPDRRYICHFPQDNTIWSFGSGYGGNVLLGKKCLALRIGSYLGREEGWLAEHMLILGVTSPKGETTYVAAAFPSACGKTNFAMMIPPAEYKGWKIETVGDDIAWMRPGPDGRLYAINPEAGYFGVVPGTNYKTNPNAMETIAKDTLFTNVALTADGDVWWEGKDGEVPEELTDWQGRPWKKGSAEKAAHPNSRFTAPMSNNPVLSSHANDPMGVPISALIFGGRRSTTVPLVIQAFNWTHGVFLGATMGSETTAAATGKVGVVRRDPMAMLPFCGYHMGDYLQHWLDMQKSIGQLPKIFQVNWFRQDKNGKFLWPGFGENMRVLEWVVNRVHGRVPTKETLLGWVPRQDEGLNLKGLDIPADMVAEATSIKEDEWKTELKSQEVFFEQLGTKAPEALMLQRKLLISRLGG; from the coding sequence ATGGCTTCGACGCAAGCTGCGGCGGCGGGCACGCAGGCCCCCACGAAGAACCCCACGCTGCTGGCCTGGGTGGCCAGGATGGCCGAGATGACCCAGCCAGACAGCATTGTCTGGTGTGATGGCTCCGAGGACGAGAAGAAGCGTCTGACGGAGCAGGCGGTGAAGGAGGGCATCCTCATCCCGCTGAATCAGGAGAAGCGTCCCGGCTGCTACCTGCACCGCTCCAACCCGAACGACGTGGCGCGCGTGGAGCACCTCACGTTCATCTGTACGCCCAACAAGACGGACGCGGGCCCCACCAACAACTGGATGGAGCCGGAAGAGGCGTACACGAAGCTGGGCCAGCTCTTCACCGGCAGCATGAAGGGCCGCACGATGTACGTGGTGCCCTACGCGATGGGCCCCATCGGCAGCCCCTTCACCAAGATTGGCGTGGAGCTGACCGACAGCATCTACGTGGTGCTGAACATGCGCATCATGGCGCGCATGGGCAAGCAGGCCCTGGACATGCTGGGCGACAGCGACGACTTCAACCGCGGCCTGCACAGCACGGGTGACGTGAACCCGGACCGCCGCTACATCTGTCACTTCCCCCAGGACAACACCATCTGGAGCTTCGGCTCGGGATATGGCGGCAACGTCCTGCTGGGCAAGAAATGCCTCGCGCTGCGCATCGGCAGCTACCTGGGCCGTGAGGAGGGGTGGCTTGCCGAGCACATGCTCATCCTCGGCGTGACGAGCCCCAAGGGCGAGACGACCTACGTCGCCGCGGCCTTCCCGTCCGCGTGTGGCAAGACGAACTTCGCCATGATGATTCCGCCCGCCGAGTACAAGGGCTGGAAGATCGAGACGGTCGGCGACGACATCGCGTGGATGCGCCCGGGTCCGGATGGCCGCCTGTACGCCATCAACCCGGAGGCCGGCTACTTCGGCGTCGTGCCGGGCACCAACTACAAGACCAACCCCAACGCGATGGAGACCATCGCCAAGGACACGCTGTTCACCAACGTGGCGCTGACGGCCGACGGTGACGTGTGGTGGGAAGGCAAGGACGGCGAGGTCCCCGAGGAGCTCACCGACTGGCAGGGCCGCCCCTGGAAGAAGGGCAGCGCGGAGAAGGCGGCGCACCCGAACAGCCGCTTCACGGCGCCCATGAGCAACAACCCGGTGCTCAGCTCCCACGCCAATGACCCGATGGGCGTTCCCATCTCCGCCCTCATCTTCGGCGGCCGCCGCTCCACCACCGTCCCGCTGGTCATCCAGGCCTTCAACTGGACCCACGGCGTGTTCCTGGGCGCCACCATGGGCAGCGAGACCACGGCCGCCGCCACCGGCAAGGTCGGCGTCGTGCGCCGCGACCCCATGGCCATGCTGCCCTTCTGCGGCTACCACATGGGCGACTACCTCCAGCACTGGCTGGACATGCAGAAGTCCATCGGCCAGCTGCCGAAGATCTTCCAGGTCAACTGGTTCCGGCAGGACAAGAACGGCAAGTTCCTGTGGCCGGGCTTCGGCGAGAACATGCGCGTCCTCGAGTGGGTGGTGAACCGCGTGCACGGCCGCGTCCCGACGAAGGAGACGCTGCTGGGCTGGGTGCCGCGCCAGGACGAGGGCCTCAACCTCAAGGGCCTGGACATCCCCGCCGACATGGTGGCCGAGGCGACCTCCATCAAGGAGGACGAGTGGAAGACCGAGCTGAAGAGCCAGGAGGTCTTCTTCGAGCAGCTGGGCACCAAGGCGCCCGAGGCGCTGATGCTCCAGCGCAAGCTGCTGATTTCCCGGCTGGGCGGGTAA
- a CDS encoding ABC transporter substrate-binding protein: MKTLGFMTCCAVLLAGCSFTTASGLTECESSSDCDTNQVCSSSGFCLPQPEGCGERVGDTAGNPILLGAALALTNSDGRDESEVQALNAIKLALGEINDREGVAGRRFNLLICDTRSDPNRAKVQAEWLVKERGVQAIFSSGSGQTIAISSITIPNNVLLISHTATSPDIANLSDKTTASGDVGLVWRTAPSDRLQGRIIGDLVRNARPLQNGDRPFATTSTVSLVYVDDAYGQGLFNTILTRLGTERQTSSASYPRNGDITAAVNRIVDGTPQVAVMAGFSEDNAKIISQVGTRGRTTQTYFFTDASKEAGLFTALGAQKNLIEGAYGTAPAQSRPGDTVYLTFRERFRTSNNNTDPGQFSFTAHAYDSMYLVALGAAYAAGADINTPQPITGDRIAQGLSKVTPPAGTPASTFSLGFAQFTDARNEIRTGKFINVQGASGALDFDATGEASSEYELFRVEGGAFKFIEFISPPST, translated from the coding sequence ATGAAGACCCTGGGATTCATGACGTGCTGCGCGGTGCTCCTGGCCGGCTGCAGCTTCACCACCGCGAGCGGCCTCACCGAGTGCGAGTCGAGCAGCGACTGCGACACCAACCAGGTGTGCTCCAGCTCGGGCTTCTGCCTGCCGCAGCCGGAGGGCTGTGGTGAGCGCGTGGGGGACACCGCGGGCAACCCCATCCTCCTGGGCGCGGCGCTCGCGCTGACGAACTCGGATGGCCGCGACGAGTCGGAGGTCCAGGCGCTCAACGCCATCAAGCTGGCGCTGGGTGAAATCAATGACCGCGAAGGCGTCGCGGGCCGGCGCTTCAACCTGCTCATCTGCGACACCCGCTCCGACCCGAACCGCGCGAAGGTTCAAGCCGAGTGGCTGGTGAAGGAGCGCGGCGTGCAGGCCATCTTCTCGTCCGGCAGCGGGCAGACCATCGCCATCAGCAGCATCACCATCCCCAACAACGTGCTGTTGATTTCCCATACGGCCACCAGCCCCGACATCGCCAACCTGAGCGACAAGACGACGGCCTCCGGCGACGTGGGGTTGGTGTGGCGCACGGCTCCGTCGGACCGGCTCCAGGGGCGCATCATCGGAGACCTGGTGCGCAACGCCCGGCCGCTGCAGAACGGAGACCGCCCGTTCGCGACCACGTCCACGGTGAGCCTCGTCTACGTGGACGACGCCTACGGCCAGGGCCTCTTCAACACGATTCTCACCCGGCTGGGGACGGAGCGGCAGACGTCCTCCGCGTCGTATCCGCGCAACGGAGACATCACCGCGGCGGTGAACCGCATCGTCGACGGCACGCCCCAGGTGGCGGTGATGGCGGGCTTCTCCGAGGACAACGCGAAAATCATCTCCCAGGTGGGAACGCGGGGCCGCACGACGCAGACGTACTTCTTCACGGACGCGAGCAAGGAGGCGGGACTCTTCACCGCGCTGGGCGCCCAGAAGAACCTGATTGAAGGCGCCTACGGCACCGCGCCGGCGCAATCCCGCCCGGGCGACACCGTGTACCTCACCTTCCGCGAGCGCTTCCGGACCAGCAACAACAACACGGACCCGGGCCAGTTCTCCTTCACGGCACACGCCTACGACTCCATGTACCTGGTGGCGCTGGGCGCGGCCTACGCGGCGGGCGCGGACATCAACACCCCGCAGCCCATCACTGGCGACCGCATCGCCCAGGGGCTCTCGAAGGTGACGCCGCCGGCGGGCACCCCGGCCTCCACCTTCTCGCTGGGCTTCGCGCAGTTCACGGATGCGCGGAACGAGATTCGCACGGGCAAGTTCATCAACGTCCAGGGCGCCAGCGGCGCGCTGGACTTCGATGCCACGGGTGAGGCGTCCTCCGAGTACGAGCTGTTCCGCGTCGAGGGCGGGGCCTTCAAGTTCATCGAGTTCATCAGCCCGCCGTCCACCTGA
- a CDS encoding pyridoxal phosphate-dependent aminotransferase — protein MSRFAPRTDFSRTPNPLAEALARHRALGLPLLDLTVSNPTQVGLPSPGAGLLHPPGAYDYAPEALGLASAREAVAAQVSSSQGIPVSPAHLVLSSSTSESYGWLFKLLCEPGDDVLVPAPCYPLFEHLAALEGVHTRPYRLPLAHGFGLDAGEVEAALGPRTRAVLVVNPGNPTGHFLHEGELAALAEVCARHGLALLCDEVFSPYGWDTEPGRVTSVAGRALPMLTFSLSGLSKAAGLPGLKLGWMHVGGPASARDEALARLEWVADTYLSVGTPVQLALPELLAHAPRFQAALLERVRGNRQRLLATRPAHAAWDVVPAHGGWTAVLRIPREPGEEATCLALLDAGVLTQPGYFYDFGRGAFLVLSLLPPPEVFSAAMPALTRVLAAE, from the coding sequence GTGAGCCGCTTCGCACCTCGCACCGACTTCTCCCGCACCCCCAACCCGCTCGCGGAGGCGCTCGCCCGGCACCGGGCCCTGGGCCTCCCTCTGCTGGACCTCACCGTCTCCAACCCCACCCAGGTGGGGCTCCCCTCTCCCGGAGCCGGTCTGCTGCACCCTCCCGGCGCTTATGACTACGCGCCGGAAGCCCTCGGCCTCGCCTCCGCGCGCGAGGCGGTGGCCGCCCAGGTGTCCTCCTCCCAGGGCATTCCTGTCTCCCCAGCCCACCTGGTGCTCTCCTCCAGCACCAGCGAGTCCTACGGCTGGCTCTTCAAGCTCCTGTGCGAGCCGGGTGACGACGTCCTCGTCCCCGCCCCCTGCTACCCCCTCTTCGAGCACCTGGCGGCCCTGGAAGGCGTCCACACGCGCCCCTATCGGCTCCCCCTGGCCCACGGCTTCGGCCTGGACGCGGGCGAGGTGGAGGCCGCGCTGGGTCCTCGCACGCGCGCCGTGCTGGTGGTCAACCCTGGCAACCCCACCGGCCACTTCCTCCATGAAGGGGAGCTGGCCGCGCTGGCGGAGGTCTGCGCGCGCCACGGGCTGGCCCTGCTCTGCGACGAGGTCTTCTCCCCCTATGGCTGGGACACCGAGCCGGGCCGGGTGACGTCCGTCGCCGGACGCGCGCTGCCCATGCTCACGTTCAGCCTCTCCGGCCTCTCCAAGGCCGCGGGGCTGCCCGGGCTCAAGCTGGGCTGGATGCACGTGGGCGGCCCGGCCTCCGCGCGCGATGAAGCCCTGGCGAGGCTGGAGTGGGTGGCGGACACGTACCTCTCCGTGGGCACGCCCGTGCAGCTCGCGCTCCCGGAGCTCTTGGCCCATGCGCCTCGCTTCCAGGCCGCGCTGCTGGAGCGCGTGCGCGGCAACCGCCAGCGCCTCCTGGCCACGCGTCCCGCCCACGCGGCGTGGGACGTGGTGCCCGCGCACGGGGGATGGACCGCGGTGCTGAGGATTCCGAGGGAGCCGGGAGAGGAGGCGACGTGCCTCGCGCTGCTGGACGCGGGCGTGCTCACTCAACCGGGCTACTTCTACGACTTCGGGCGAGGCGCCTTCCTGGTGCTCTCGCTGCTGCCTCCGCCCGAGGTCTTCTCCGCCGCCATGCCCGCGCTCACACGGGTGCTGGCGGCGGAGTAG
- the bioD gene encoding dethiobiotin synthase → MARKPFQIFVTGTDTGVGKTQASRALLSLLADEGLSPQGFKPYESGCASLKTPADALSLREAAGSTLPLDAICPHRFRAPVAPGVAAARLGREPDWNVTLAAWERLKHGPAVVEGAGGLFVPLDSRHDVIDLIHTLRLPVLLVARAGLGTLNHTALSLQALAARRIPVRAVLLSRGTAGRDISERDNRALLEARHQLPVLGPVPFETDARRRHAAFRRALRTLVP, encoded by the coding sequence ATGGCCAGGAAGCCGTTCCAGATTTTTGTCACCGGCACCGACACCGGCGTCGGCAAGACTCAGGCATCTCGCGCGCTGCTGTCGCTGCTCGCAGACGAGGGCCTCTCGCCCCAGGGCTTCAAGCCCTACGAGAGCGGCTGCGCCTCGCTGAAGACCCCCGCTGACGCGCTCTCCTTGCGCGAGGCCGCGGGAAGCACGTTGCCCCTGGACGCCATCTGCCCGCACCGCTTCCGGGCGCCTGTCGCGCCTGGTGTGGCCGCAGCGCGTCTGGGCCGTGAGCCGGACTGGAACGTCACCCTGGCCGCGTGGGAGCGCCTCAAGCACGGCCCCGCCGTGGTGGAAGGGGCGGGCGGTCTCTTCGTCCCGCTGGACTCGCGCCACGACGTCATCGACCTCATCCACACGCTGCGGCTGCCCGTGCTGCTGGTGGCTCGGGCGGGCCTGGGCACGCTCAACCACACCGCCCTGTCGCTCCAGGCGCTCGCGGCCCGCCGCATCCCCGTGCGCGCGGTGCTGCTGTCACGAGGCACCGCCGGACGGGACATCTCCGAGCGCGACAACCGCGCGCTGCTGGAGGCGCGCCACCAGCTTCCGGTGCTCGGGCCGGTGCCCTTCGAGACCGACGCACGACGCCGGCACGCCGCGTTCCGGCGGGCCCTGCGCACTCTGGTGCCGTGA
- the bioF gene encoding 8-amino-7-oxononanoate synthase: MASSWAREDLASLQARGLRRYLEPLESPQGPVVRVGGETLVNFSSNDYLGLAASPSVRAAAIAAVERHGVGTGASRLVMGDTSAHHRLEARLMAFERAEAVLLFNSGYAANTGILPALVGSGDAVFSDALNHASLVDGCRLSRARVVVYPHADVDALAKALAETPGRRKLVVTDTVFSMDGDVAPLRDIVDVCRAHGAALMVDEAHATGVLGARGAGLCEELGLEGQVDLRMGTLSKALGGQGAYVATSRVVADLLISRARPFIFSTALPAALCAAAEAAVDAVETDSDLRPRLWRNIRRFSDGLRAMGLRAEPRSAVFPVVLGEPERALDAARRLREAGVLVKAIRPPTVPEGTSRLRFCLSAAHTVGHVDLALESLRRVGVHARGA, encoded by the coding sequence GTGGCCTCCTCCTGGGCTCGGGAGGACCTGGCGTCGCTCCAGGCGCGGGGACTTCGCCGCTACCTGGAGCCGCTGGAGTCGCCGCAGGGGCCGGTGGTGCGGGTGGGGGGCGAGACGCTCGTCAACTTCTCGTCCAACGACTACCTGGGGCTTGCGGCCTCGCCGTCCGTGCGCGCCGCGGCCATCGCGGCGGTGGAGCGCCATGGCGTGGGCACGGGTGCCAGCCGCCTGGTGATGGGCGACACGTCCGCGCACCACCGGTTGGAAGCGCGGCTGATGGCCTTCGAGCGGGCCGAGGCCGTGCTGCTGTTCAACAGCGGCTATGCGGCCAACACGGGCATCCTCCCCGCGCTGGTGGGCTCCGGGGACGCGGTGTTCTCCGATGCGCTCAACCATGCGTCGCTGGTGGATGGCTGCCGGCTGTCGCGGGCTCGCGTGGTCGTCTATCCGCACGCGGACGTGGACGCGCTGGCGAAGGCGCTCGCGGAGACGCCGGGGCGGCGGAAGCTGGTCGTCACGGACACGGTGTTCTCCATGGATGGAGACGTGGCGCCGCTGCGGGACATCGTGGACGTGTGCCGCGCGCACGGAGCCGCGCTGATGGTGGATGAGGCGCACGCCACCGGAGTGCTGGGCGCGCGGGGCGCGGGGCTCTGTGAGGAGCTGGGGTTGGAGGGGCAGGTGGACCTGCGCATGGGCACGCTCAGCAAGGCGCTGGGAGGGCAGGGCGCATACGTGGCCACGTCGCGCGTGGTGGCGGACCTGCTCATCAGTCGCGCGCGGCCGTTCATCTTCTCCACGGCGTTGCCCGCGGCGCTGTGTGCGGCGGCGGAGGCCGCGGTGGACGCGGTGGAGACGGACTCGGACCTGCGTCCGCGACTGTGGCGCAACATCCGCCGCTTCTCGGACGGGCTGCGGGCGATGGGGCTGCGCGCGGAGCCTCGCAGCGCGGTGTTCCCGGTGGTGCTGGGCGAGCCCGAGCGTGCGCTGGACGCGGCACGGCGGCTGCGGGAGGCGGGCGTGCTGGTGAAGGCCATCCGGCCGCCCACGGTGCCCGAGGGCACGAGCCGCCTGCGCTTCTGTCTCTCCGCCGCGCATACCGTGGGCCATGTGGACCTCGCGCTGGAGTCGCTGCGCCGGGTGGGCGTCCACGCGCGGGGAGCGTAG
- the bioB gene encoding biotin synthase BioB: MSDTAAASESFHGHAHHAAPPPEGVAVRHDWELAEVRAIYSMPLLELVHRAQTVHRAVFQENKVQLCSLLSIKTGGCPEDCGYCPQAARYKTGVKAEKLMAVPEVLSAAQKARSAGATRFCMGAAWREVKDGPQFDSVLEMVRGVRALGMEACATLGMLSESQAKRLKEAGLSAYNHNLDTSPEHYGDIISTRVYDDRLRTLGRVRDAGISVCCGGIIGMGESVDDRCNLLRTLANQDHHPESVPVNALVAVEGTPLAEQPRVETVDMVRTIATARILMPQSMVRLSAGRQQMNEEAQLLCMMAGANSLFFGEKLLTTGNPEYTQDMALLEKAGIRPLEPRQEG; encoded by the coding sequence ATGTCCGACACCGCCGCCGCCAGCGAGTCCTTTCACGGCCACGCCCACCACGCCGCGCCGCCTCCCGAAGGTGTCGCCGTGAGGCATGACTGGGAGCTGGCCGAGGTCCGCGCCATCTACTCGATGCCCCTGTTGGAGCTGGTGCACCGGGCGCAGACGGTGCATCGCGCCGTGTTCCAGGAGAACAAGGTGCAGCTGTGCTCGCTCTTGTCCATCAAGACGGGCGGCTGTCCGGAGGACTGCGGCTACTGCCCTCAGGCGGCGCGCTACAAGACGGGCGTGAAGGCGGAGAAGCTGATGGCGGTGCCGGAGGTGCTGTCGGCCGCCCAGAAGGCCCGCTCGGCGGGGGCCACGCGCTTCTGCATGGGCGCGGCGTGGCGCGAGGTGAAGGACGGCCCGCAGTTCGACAGCGTGCTGGAGATGGTGCGCGGCGTGCGCGCGCTGGGCATGGAGGCGTGCGCCACGCTGGGCATGCTCTCCGAGAGCCAGGCGAAGCGGCTGAAGGAAGCGGGGCTGTCCGCGTACAACCACAACCTGGACACCTCGCCCGAGCACTACGGCGACATCATCTCCACGCGCGTGTACGACGACCGTCTGCGCACGCTGGGCCGGGTGCGCGACGCGGGCATCTCCGTGTGCTGCGGTGGCATCATCGGCATGGGTGAGTCGGTGGATGACCGCTGCAACCTGCTGCGCACGCTGGCCAACCAGGACCACCACCCGGAGTCGGTGCCCGTCAACGCGCTGGTGGCCGTGGAGGGCACGCCCCTGGCGGAGCAGCCGCGCGTGGAGACGGTGGACATGGTGCGCACGATTGCCACCGCGCGCATCCTGATGCCCCAGTCGATGGTGCGCCTGTCCGCGGGCCGCCAGCAGATGAACGAGGAGGCGCAGCTCCTGTGCATGATGGCGGGCGCCAACTCGCTGTTCTTCGGCGAGAAGCTGCTCACCACCGGCAACCCCGAGTACACCCAGGACATGGCGCTCCTGGAGAAGGCCGGCATCCGTCCGTTGGAGCCGAGGCAAGAGGGGTAG
- the radA gene encoding DNA repair protein RadA: MAKAKTHYTCQACGYQTAKWLGKCPDCGAWSSLMEEAGAKDDEKRPAWGASGGAAKPMLLKEVSGESEVRRRTGIAEFDRVLGGGVVSGSVVLLGGDPGIGKSTLLLAALDKLARHGAVLYVSGEESLRQTKMRAERLRVDGENIHLFAETDAERVLAAAESLKPQALVVDSIQTMYLPELGNAPGSITQVREVAGRMMAYAKRTGVPTFIVGHVTKEGSIAGPRVLEHMVDTVLYFEGERGHPFRILRAHKNRFGSTNEIGVFEMKGAGLVEVEDPSALFLSERPVGKSGSIVTSTLNGTRPLLVEVQALVAPTGYGTARRTAIGVDGNRVALLAAVLEKKEEIPLVGCDLFVNVAGGMQLNEPACDLAVCAALVSSLQNRPLDPHTLVLGEVGLAGEVRAVGQVEPRLAEAAKMGFQRVVMPAGSARRMESTKLRVVGVETLGDALRAMFD; this comes from the coding sequence ATGGCGAAGGCGAAGACGCACTACACCTGCCAGGCGTGCGGGTACCAGACGGCGAAGTGGCTGGGGAAGTGCCCGGATTGCGGCGCGTGGAGCTCGTTGATGGAGGAGGCGGGGGCCAAGGACGACGAGAAGCGCCCCGCGTGGGGGGCCTCGGGGGGCGCGGCGAAGCCCATGCTCCTCAAGGAGGTCAGCGGAGAGTCGGAGGTGCGCCGCCGCACGGGCATCGCCGAGTTCGACCGCGTCCTCGGCGGAGGCGTGGTGAGCGGCTCCGTCGTCCTCCTGGGTGGAGACCCGGGCATCGGCAAGTCCACGCTGCTGCTCGCGGCGCTCGACAAGCTCGCCCGCCACGGCGCCGTGCTCTACGTCTCCGGTGAAGAGAGCCTGCGCCAGACGAAGATGCGCGCGGAGCGCCTGCGCGTGGACGGAGAGAACATCCACCTCTTCGCGGAGACGGACGCGGAGCGGGTGCTCGCCGCCGCCGAGTCGCTCAAGCCGCAAGCGCTCGTGGTGGACTCGATTCAGACCATGTACCTGCCGGAGCTGGGCAACGCGCCGGGCAGCATCACCCAGGTGCGTGAAGTCGCCGGCCGGATGATGGCCTACGCCAAGCGCACGGGCGTCCCCACCTTCATCGTGGGCCACGTGACGAAGGAAGGCTCCATCGCCGGCCCGCGCGTGCTCGAGCACATGGTGGACACCGTCCTCTACTTCGAGGGCGAGCGAGGCCACCCCTTCCGCATCCTGCGCGCGCACAAGAACCGCTTCGGCTCCACCAACGAGATTGGCGTCTTCGAGATGAAGGGCGCGGGCCTCGTCGAAGTCGAGGACCCGTCCGCGCTGTTCCTGTCCGAGCGCCCCGTGGGCAAGTCCGGCAGCATCGTCACCAGCACCCTCAACGGCACGCGTCCGCTGCTCGTGGAGGTCCAGGCGCTCGTGGCCCCCACGGGCTACGGCACCGCGCGGCGCACGGCCATCGGCGTGGACGGCAACCGCGTGGCCCTGCTCGCCGCGGTGCTGGAGAAGAAGGAGGAGATTCCGCTGGTGGGCTGCGACTTGTTCGTCAACGTCGCGGGCGGCATGCAGCTCAACGAGCCCGCCTGTGATTTGGCCGTGTGCGCGGCGCTGGTGAGCAGCCTCCAGAACCGCCCGCTGGACCCGCACACGCTGGTGCTGGGCGAAGTGGGCCTCGCGGGCGAGGTGCGCGCGGTGGGCCAGGTGGAGCCCCGCCTCGCCGAGGCCGCGAAGATGGGCTTCCAGCGCGTGGTGATGCCCGCGGGCAGCGCCCGGCGCATGGAGTCGACGAAGCTGCGTGTGGTGGGCGTGGAGACCCTGGGCGACGCCCTGCGGGCCATGTTCGACTGA
- a CDS encoding winged helix-turn-helix transcriptional regulator, translated as MSPGALKMLGRPPLHGRSESCLAVRDILTRVGDKWSVQVVGNLGPGPMRFGELRRAIEGISQRMLTLTLRGLERDGLVTRTVHPTVPPQVDYALTPLGETLLGPVSELSRWAVNHREQIQAARGLYDARPEPSSPVAVRK; from the coding sequence ATGTCACCAGGCGCCCTGAAGATGCTGGGCCGTCCGCCGCTTCATGGCCGGTCCGAGTCCTGCCTGGCGGTCCGCGACATCCTCACCCGCGTGGGGGACAAGTGGAGCGTCCAGGTGGTGGGAAACCTGGGGCCCGGGCCCATGCGCTTCGGTGAGCTGCGGCGGGCCATTGAAGGCATCTCCCAGCGCATGCTGACGCTCACCTTGCGAGGGCTGGAGCGCGACGGGCTGGTCACCCGCACCGTCCACCCGACGGTGCCTCCGCAGGTGGACTACGCGCTGACGCCGCTGGGCGAGACGCTGCTGGGGCCCGTCTCCGAATTGTCCCGGTGGGCGGTGAACCACCGCGAGCAGATTCAGGCGGCGCGAGGGCTCTACGACGCGAGGCCGGAGCCCTCGTCTCCCGTGGCGGTGCGCAAGTAG
- a CDS encoding DoxX family protein, with translation MSTAAPTTAVSTPKPWSLWGGRVLSMLVVAALAFSAVMKLTQAPAILENSARFGYTPALMFNIGLVEILCLVLYAVPQTSVLGAILVTAYLGGATATHVRISDPFITPILLGVFAWGGLFLRDARLRALLPLRRAP, from the coding sequence ATGAGCACCGCCGCTCCCACTACCGCTGTGTCCACGCCCAAGCCCTGGAGTCTCTGGGGAGGCCGAGTCCTCTCCATGCTCGTCGTCGCGGCCCTCGCGTTCAGCGCGGTGATGAAGCTGACCCAGGCGCCCGCCATCCTCGAGAACAGCGCGCGCTTCGGCTACACGCCCGCGCTGATGTTCAACATCGGCCTGGTCGAAATCCTGTGCCTGGTGCTCTACGCGGTGCCCCAGACGTCGGTGCTCGGCGCCATTCTCGTCACCGCGTACCTGGGCGGCGCCACGGCGACGCACGTGCGCATCTCGGACCCGTTCATCACGCCCATCCTCCTGGGCGTCTTCGCCTGGGGCGGCCTGTTCCTGCGGGACGCGCGCCTGCGAGCGCTGCTGCCCCTGCGTCGCGCTCCCTGA
- a CDS encoding STAS domain-containing protein, which produces MTLSQPQAPVIEVNLERLERIRDVLAMISLGEFNPDEHLIPVVNHDAFSSFEETINLFARQLHASVQENEQSMQKLDAARRELEEKLSTIEKQRLAIRDLSTPIIELWEDVLTLPIVGVVDTQRSLEMTERLLHRISQGKARCAIIDITGVEVVDTSTANHFVKMVNAARLLGTYCVVTGISPFIAQTLTQIGVDLRDVKTLGSLRDGLKECFLYLRNHTAHRAFESSGRQG; this is translated from the coding sequence ATGACTCTGTCGCAACCTCAGGCCCCGGTCATCGAAGTCAACCTCGAGCGTCTGGAGCGCATCCGTGACGTGCTGGCGATGATTTCGCTCGGCGAGTTCAACCCGGACGAGCACCTCATCCCGGTGGTGAACCACGACGCGTTCTCCTCGTTCGAGGAAACCATCAACCTCTTCGCCCGCCAGCTCCACGCCTCCGTGCAGGAGAACGAGCAGTCGATGCAGAAGCTCGACGCCGCGCGTCGCGAGCTGGAGGAGAAGCTCTCCACCATCGAGAAGCAGCGGCTGGCCATCCGGGACCTGTCCACGCCCATCATCGAGCTGTGGGAGGACGTGCTCACGCTGCCCATCGTCGGCGTGGTGGACACGCAGCGCTCGCTGGAGATGACGGAGCGGCTGCTCCACCGCATCTCCCAGGGGAAGGCCCGCTGCGCCATCATCGACATCACGGGCGTGGAGGTGGTGGACACGTCCACCGCCAATCACTTCGTGAAGATGGTGAACGCCGCCCGCCTGCTCGGCACCTACTGCGTCGTGACGGGCATCAGCCCCTTCATCGCGCAGACGCTGACCCAGATTGGCGTGGACCTGCGCGACGTGAAGACGCTCGGCAGCCTGCGGGATGGGCTCAAGGAGTGCTTCCTGTACCTGCGCAACCACACCGCCCACCGCGCCTTCGAGTCGAGCGGCCGCCAGGGCTGA